Within the Acidobacteriota bacterium genome, the region GCGAGATCGGCGGGCTGGTGGTCGCAAAGTGGGCGTTGATGCGGTCGCGGAGGAACGTTCCAATATCGCCCATATGGGGATTGCCGTCTACATCGAAGCCGCCCGCTTCACCGAAGAACTTCTGACCGGCGCCTTCGGCCGTCACGATCACGGCGTGGCGCCGGGCGAGGAGGCGGTCCCGCAGCACCGCCAGCAGGCCGGCGGGCCCGTCGAGGTCAAAATCAACTTCGGGTACCAGGCAGTAGTTCACCTCCTTCAACGCCAGCGTGGCGGCCGCGGCGATGAACCCCGAGCATCGGCCCATCACCTTGACCAGGCCGATTCCGTAAGGTGCTCCTTTGGCCTCAACGTGGGCGCACTGGATGACCTTGGCCGCCTCCTCCACCGCCGAATCGAAGCCGAACGTTTTCTCCACCAAGTGAATGTCGTTGTCGATGGTCTTGGGAATGCCAACCAGCGCGATCTTGAGCTGGCGGTCGGTGATCTCCTGATAGATCCGCTGTGCCGCCTTGAGGGTGCCGTCCCCCCCGATCATGAACAGCAGGCGGATGTTCATTCGGTCCAGACAGTCACAGATCGCACCGACGTCCTGCTGGCCGCGCGACGATCCCAAGACCGTCCCTCCCTGCGAATGAATGTCGGCCACCGTGTCGGGCGTCAGCTCCAGCAGGTCGTGCCCGTAGTCGGGAATGAAGCCCTGCAGCCCATATTTAACGCCGTAGATGGTCCGGACCCCGTAGATGTAGTGCAGCTCGTTGACCACCGCCCGGATCACGTCGTTGAGGCCGGGACACAGTCCGCCGCAGGTAACCACGGCCGCTTTCAGTTTGGAGGGGTCGAAATATGTCCTACGC harbors:
- a CDS encoding ATP-dependent 6-phosphofructokinase — protein: MEERMQQGEVIDTRIEELGTPGIESRIRYRHFVEETDRVLLDLSLDHFRRCLAQGTEPISFEPAGPRRRTYFDPSKLKAAVVTCGGLCPGLNDVIRAVVNELHYIYGVRTIYGVKYGLQGFIPDYGHDLLELTPDTVADIHSQGGTVLGSSRGQQDVGAICDCLDRMNIRLLFMIGGDGTLKAAQRIYQEITDRQLKIALVGIPKTIDNDIHLVEKTFGFDSAVEEAAKVIQCAHVEAKGAPYGIGLVKVMGRCSGFIAAAATLALKEVNYCLVPEVDFDLDGPAGLLAVLRDRLLARRHAVIVTAEGAGQKFFGEAGGFDVDGNPHMGDIGTFLRDRINAHFATTSPPISLKYIDPSYQIRSVPANSSDHTFCGFLAQNAVHAGMAGKTGLVVGSWHNQFVHVPMREVIRKRRFLDPRGSIWLAVMESTGQPSLKNE